A portion of the Petrotoga mexicana DSM 14811 genome contains these proteins:
- the rpmA gene encoding 50S ribosomal protein L27 codes for MKIDLQLFAKKSSDVNKKDSNPKYLGVKASDGKKIKAGTIIVRQRGTKIHPGENVGIGRDFTIFAKIDGVVKFKTKNNRKFVDVYALKD; via the coding sequence ATGAAAATAGATTTACAACTTTTTGCTAAAAAAAGCTCTGATGTAAATAAAAAAGATAGCAACCCCAAGTATCTTGGTGTCAAGGCTTCTGACGGCAAAAAAATTAAGGCTGGAACTATAATTGTTAGACAAAGGGGCACTAAGATTCATCCTGGGGAAAACGTTGGAATAGGAAGAGACTTCACGATATTTGCTAAAATAGACGGCGTTGTTAAGTTCAAAACTAAAAACAACAGGAAGTTCGTTGATGTTTATGCCCTAAAGGACTGA
- a CDS encoding ribosomal-processing cysteine protease Prp has product MIIAVYTNSERPSVEIFGHAEFSSFGNDIVCSAVSVLTQFVAEILKNESLGQIEKREGYLKISLKQETHLSQLLLDYLLKSLVAISKDYPRNLKVEVR; this is encoded by the coding sequence ATGATTATCGCAGTTTATACCAATTCTGAAAGACCCAGTGTAGAAATTTTCGGACATGCCGAATTTTCTTCTTTTGGCAACGATATAGTTTGTAGTGCCGTGAGTGTTTTAACTCAATTTGTTGCTGAAATTCTAAAAAATGAAAGTTTAGGTCAGATTGAGAAAAGAGAGGGCTATTTAAAGATTTCGCTCAAGCAAGAAACTCACCTCTCCCAATTGTTATTAGATTACTTGCTTAAAAGTTTGGTTGCTATATCTAAAGATTACCCAAGAAATCTTAAAGTGGAGGTTAGATAA
- the rplU gene encoding 50S ribosomal protein L21 — MYAIVYFNGKQYKVEKDQVIYTEKVKDVDPGNQVVLDKVIYLSKDEEKKAGKPYVEGAKVITEVVEHGKDRKVKIIKFEGRKNYRREKGHRQEYTALKIKEIEG; from the coding sequence GTGTACGCTATAGTCTATTTTAATGGTAAACAATACAAGGTAGAAAAAGATCAAGTGATTTACACTGAAAAAGTAAAAGATGTCGATCCAGGTAACCAGGTAGTATTAGACAAAGTTATTTATTTAAGTAAAGATGAAGAAAAGAAAGCTGGGAAACCTTATGTTGAGGGAGCAAAGGTAATTACCGAGGTTGTAGAGCATGGGAAAGATAGAAAGGTAAAAATAATCAAATTTGAAGGAAGAAAAAATTATAGAAGAGAAAAAGGTCACAGACAGGAATATACCGCTCTAAAAATAAAAGAAATTGAAGGGTAA
- a CDS encoding transglycosylase domain-containing protein, producing MAIFFALFFYVYGYYNDSTSIFLVDPKYNTYLFDNGEQILSTKYKYVKLDEMPSELIYFLLWSEDREFYEHNGINIKALTRAALTNIKNFSIVQGGSTLTQQLAKTVYLTNERTIKRKIMDIMLAFFLERSYTKEEILEAYMNSVYLGNDISGFGAAAERYYGKELQNLSYEEMLVLIGIINGPEVYNPYKYPERAKNQGMIVLNSLPSNFIIEEKDSVKERIDKMVFYPQTYDERYLNLVYRIKVEEEDIGLKGGGYTIKTTFNKNLFDSVTVDSSTSAIVINNKTGEILSFWGGEYDVFYSQQQVGSAIKPFYYLLALENGYDTDTVLPDQPMKFGDWAPENFDKTYRGTVTLEEALVDSINIPSIYLASHIDISPQRSIETIKNFLSNVVGVQGKYPNDLTLSLGTVETSPYEFTKAYSLFPNYGIIPSTYIISEVYDKKGNLIYKRYPNVERKIDGISNDSYATMNTLMRKVVLEGTGQRANVLDLDLHGKTGTSDLSAWFVGYTGSEVLTTMVKGEDLLSSYTAVPWAKEIATSLLYYGQSEEVYVYLSLKSIQESISFFESPIDFVSTGGNVVGYLNSVKFDYPYKELEKKINAAQREIQYLYPDVVKEIEQWKKENLTDFFKEPFSFIQNGYDLESYLNSITIDKDKQAQLKEIYNQIKYIYPDQAKVIEKFIE from the coding sequence ATGGCAATTTTTTTTGCTTTATTTTTCTATGTATACGGCTATTACAATGATTCAACTTCTATTTTTCTTGTAGATCCCAAGTACAACACTTATCTATTCGATAATGGAGAACAGATACTATCAACAAAATACAAATATGTTAAGCTGGATGAAATGCCTTCAGAATTGATATATTTCCTTTTGTGGTCAGAAGATAGAGAGTTTTACGAACACAATGGGATCAATATTAAGGCGCTGACGAGAGCTGCATTAACAAATATAAAGAACTTTTCTATAGTCCAAGGTGGGAGTACCCTAACTCAACAACTTGCCAAAACTGTTTATCTCACAAATGAAAGAACTATTAAAAGGAAAATAATGGATATTATGCTTGCTTTTTTTCTGGAGAGGTCTTATACAAAAGAAGAAATTTTGGAAGCTTATATGAATAGTGTGTATTTAGGGAATGACATTTCAGGATTTGGGGCTGCGGCAGAGAGATATTACGGAAAAGAGTTACAAAATTTAAGTTACGAAGAGATGCTAGTTTTAATAGGGATAATAAACGGACCAGAAGTTTACAACCCCTATAAGTACCCAGAAAGAGCTAAAAATCAGGGGATGATAGTTTTAAATTCCCTTCCTAGTAATTTTATAATAGAAGAAAAAGACAGCGTTAAGGAAAGAATTGATAAGATGGTTTTTTACCCTCAAACCTACGATGAAAGATATTTAAATTTAGTTTATAGAATCAAAGTAGAAGAAGAAGATATAGGATTAAAGGGTGGTGGGTATACTATAAAAACCACCTTTAATAAGAATTTATTCGATTCTGTTACTGTAGATTCATCAACCTCTGCCATTGTGATCAACAACAAAACTGGTGAAATATTAAGTTTTTGGGGTGGAGAATACGATGTTTTCTATTCCCAACAACAAGTTGGTTCTGCTATTAAACCATTTTATTATCTTTTAGCTTTGGAAAATGGTTATGATACAGATACGGTACTTCCCGATCAACCTATGAAATTTGGTGATTGGGCCCCGGAAAATTTTGATAAGACATACAGAGGAACGGTCACTTTAGAAGAAGCGTTAGTCGATTCCATAAACATTCCATCGATCTACCTCGCTTCTCATATAGATATATCTCCTCAAAGGTCTATAGAAACAATAAAGAATTTTCTTTCAAATGTTGTAGGTGTTCAAGGTAAATATCCCAATGATTTAACATTGTCGCTGGGAACTGTGGAAACAAGTCCATATGAGTTTACAAAAGCTTATTCACTTTTCCCAAATTACGGTATTATTCCTTCGACTTACATAATTTCAGAAGTTTACGATAAAAAAGGGAATTTAATATATAAAAGATATCCAAATGTTGAAAGAAAAATCGATGGTATATCCAATGATTCATATGCCACAATGAATACTTTAATGAGAAAAGTCGTTTTAGAAGGAACAGGGCAAAGAGCAAATGTTTTAGATTTAGATTTACATGGTAAAACCGGAACTTCTGATTTATCAGCTTGGTTTGTTGGATACACCGGTAGCGAGGTTTTAACCACTATGGTTAAAGGGGAAGATCTTTTATCTTCTTACACGGCTGTTCCCTGGGCAAAAGAGATTGCCACCTCTTTACTTTATTATGGCCAAAGCGAAGAGGTTTATGTTTATCTTAGTTTAAAAAGTATACAAGAAAGTATTTCATTTTTTGAAAGTCCCATTGATTTCGTTTCCACCGGGGGGAACGTTGTGGGATATTTAAATTCGGTCAAGTTCGATTATCCGTATAAAGAGCTTGAAAAAAAGATAAACGCTGCCCAGAGGGAAATTCAATATCTTTATCCTGATGTGGTAAAAGAAATCGAGCAATGGAAAAAAGAGAATCTGACGGATTTCTTTAAAGAACCATTTTCCTTCATTCAAAACGGTTACGATTTGGAAAGTTACTTGAACAGCATTACTATCGATAAAGATAAGCAAGCACAATTAAAGGAGATTTATAATCAAATAAAGTATATATATCCTGACCAAGCTAAAGTAATAGAAAAGTTCATAGAGTGA
- a CDS encoding YebC/PmpR family DNA-binding transcriptional regulator, which produces MSGHNKWANIKHRKGAQDAKRSQMFTKLIRELTIAAREGGGDPEANPRLRTAVENAKAANMPKDKIESAIKKGTGELEGEELTEIMYEAYGPGGVALLISVVTDNKNRTAQEVRHVLSKWGGSLAESGSVSWNFERKGLITIPKEEVEDIDELMLVAVEAGAEDLDENTDPLEIITAPENLTQVRNALKEAGYTVSEKLTFLPKTTVKLSDEDAEKLLKLLNALDDMDDVQEVFGNYEIDDEVMERLAANI; this is translated from the coding sequence ATGTCAGGACATAATAAATGGGCAAATATTAAACACAGAAAAGGTGCACAAGATGCAAAAAGATCCCAAATGTTTACAAAACTCATTAGAGAGCTTACAATAGCTGCTAGAGAAGGTGGAGGAGATCCAGAAGCTAATCCACGTTTAAGAACCGCGGTAGAAAACGCTAAGGCAGCTAACATGCCTAAAGACAAGATCGAATCAGCTATAAAAAAAGGAACCGGTGAATTAGAGGGTGAAGAACTCACCGAAATAATGTACGAGGCATACGGTCCAGGAGGAGTTGCGCTCCTAATTTCGGTTGTAACCGATAACAAGAATAGAACCGCTCAAGAGGTTCGCCATGTTCTCTCGAAATGGGGTGGATCTTTAGCAGAATCAGGTTCTGTTTCGTGGAATTTTGAACGAAAAGGACTAATAACCATCCCCAAAGAAGAAGTTGAAGATATTGACGAGTTAATGTTAGTCGCGGTTGAAGCTGGCGCAGAAGATTTAGATGAAAACACCGATCCTTTAGAAATCATCACCGCCCCTGAAAATCTAACTCAAGTCAGAAATGCTCTAAAAGAAGCAGGATATACCGTTTCCGAAAAGTTAACCTTTTTACCCAAAACAACCGTTAAGCTTTCTGATGAAGACGCCGAAAAGTTATTAAAATTGTTGAATGCATTGGATGATATGGATGATGTTCAAGAAGTATTCGGAAATTATGAGATTGACGATGAAGTAATGGAAAGACTCGCTGCAAACATTTAA
- a CDS encoding CheR family methyltransferase, with protein sequence MADYYSSPYDDEDYKLFLKKLVTHFNLDLSGYKQHRVRRRTDILLKKYGINSYSEYLELLQKNKDKWQEFLDKLTINVTEFFRNPEKWEYLKQEIIPKLIKNHKPRLKFWSAGCSTGEEPYTLAIILNELGISSKSTIIASDFDDGALQQAKRGIYNEKSLINLNDEYIKKYFKKTEEGKYEIKDFIKNNVTFNKMNLLFDEFEKNFDLIICRNVVIYFDNDAKEKLYKKFYDALNPGGVLFVGSTERIFNHKAFGFTSIAPFFYKKII encoded by the coding sequence ATGGCGGATTATTATTCTTCTCCTTATGATGACGAAGATTACAAATTGTTTTTGAAAAAGTTGGTAACCCATTTCAATCTAGATCTCTCTGGATACAAACAACACAGAGTAAGGCGTAGAACGGATATATTGCTCAAAAAGTATGGAATCAATTCTTATTCGGAATATCTAGAATTATTACAAAAAAATAAGGACAAATGGCAGGAGTTTTTAGATAAACTCACCATAAATGTTACGGAATTTTTTAGGAACCCAGAGAAATGGGAATATTTAAAACAAGAAATAATCCCCAAGCTCATTAAAAATCACAAACCGAGGCTAAAATTTTGGAGTGCAGGTTGTTCTACAGGAGAGGAACCTTACACACTTGCTATTATATTAAATGAATTAGGTATTTCCAGCAAATCAACAATAATCGCTTCAGATTTTGACGATGGAGCTTTACAGCAAGCCAAACGTGGCATATATAATGAAAAAAGTTTAATAAACTTAAACGATGAATACATAAAAAAGTATTTCAAAAAAACAGAAGAAGGTAAATACGAAATAAAAGATTTCATCAAAAATAATGTTACTTTCAATAAAATGAACCTCCTATTTGACGAGTTTGAAAAGAATTTTGATTTAATCATATGTAGGAATGTTGTCATATATTTTGACAACGACGCTAAAGAAAAGTTATACAAAAAATTCTACGATGCTTTAAATCCTGGAGGAGTGTTGTTTGTTGGTTCTACGGAAAGAATTTTCAATCATAAGGCCTTTGGCTTCACTTCTATTGCTCCCTTTTTTTACAAAAAAATTATTTAG
- the mtnA gene encoding S-methyl-5-thioribose-1-phosphate isomerase produces MKNIKTMTMEWTGNSLILIDQRYLPIEEKYVECQTYLDVANSIKDMVVRGAPAIGATAAFGFVLGAKEFSYLSDKNLFLNKLEEVKNSLSKTRPTAVNLFWALNRMDKLLKDSLPTKGINDLVNILEEEALKIAYEDIEINKQIGKNGESLLNDGDTVLTHCNAGALATVDYGTALGVIRAAVENGKDIQVYADETRPYLQGARLTVWELVKSGIKTTLITDNMAGWVMKQGKINAVIVGADRIARNGDVANKIGTYSVAVLAKKHGIPFYVAAPLSTIDIETKNGEGIPIEERNHNEVRFCHKTRLVTDDVNVYNPAFDVTPNELVTAIITEKKVLRPPYEKNIVEVVTL; encoded by the coding sequence ATGAAAAATATAAAAACAATGACAATGGAATGGACAGGTAACAGTCTAATTTTGATAGATCAGAGGTATTTACCTATAGAAGAAAAGTATGTAGAATGTCAGACTTATCTCGATGTTGCTAATTCAATAAAAGACATGGTAGTAAGAGGAGCTCCCGCTATAGGAGCGACCGCAGCATTTGGCTTTGTTTTAGGGGCAAAAGAGTTTTCCTATCTTTCTGACAAAAATCTATTTTTAAACAAATTGGAAGAAGTAAAAAACAGTTTATCTAAAACCCGCCCCACTGCTGTAAACTTATTTTGGGCGTTGAACAGGATGGATAAACTTTTAAAAGATAGCCTTCCCACAAAAGGAATAAATGACCTTGTCAACATATTAGAAGAAGAAGCACTGAAGATTGCCTACGAAGACATTGAAATAAATAAACAGATTGGTAAGAACGGAGAGTCTTTGTTAAACGACGGGGACACCGTTTTGACACATTGCAATGCAGGAGCATTAGCAACAGTTGATTATGGAACCGCTTTAGGGGTTATTAGAGCAGCTGTTGAAAATGGAAAAGATATACAGGTCTATGCAGATGAAACCAGACCATACCTTCAAGGAGCTAGATTAACCGTTTGGGAATTGGTTAAAAGCGGTATCAAAACTACACTAATTACAGATAACATGGCAGGTTGGGTAATGAAACAAGGAAAAATAAATGCTGTAATAGTAGGAGCCGATAGAATCGCACGTAATGGGGATGTTGCTAATAAAATTGGAACTTATTCTGTAGCTGTTCTTGCAAAAAAGCATGGTATTCCTTTTTATGTTGCAGCTCCACTTTCAACTATAGACATAGAAACAAAAAATGGGGAAGGTATTCCCATCGAAGAAAGGAATCATAATGAGGTCAGATTTTGCCATAAAACTCGTTTAGTGACAGACGATGTAAATGTATACAACCCTGCTTTTGATGTAACTCCAAATGAATTAGTTACAGCGATAATTACCGAAAAGAAAGTCCTAAGACCTCCATATGAGAAAAATATAGTGGAAGTGGTCACCCTTTGA